In Nocardia yunnanensis, one DNA window encodes the following:
- a CDS encoding metal-dependent hydrolase: protein MKFRKKSRFPMDAVDIGPLQLKARRVEFDLNSTPLHWIPGHAVASHAVSAYHLLFPEVERFFIEAFREALPEVRDPRLRDDILGFIGQETMHANAHEESLGDYFQRNGIDPAPLLEHSRYLLRFAATGEEVTVAADRTALSAILDVRPDATFSCRQGFCRSCAVRVLDGAPDHRSTALSPAELEQGYFLPCVSRSDDCLTLDL, encoded by the coding sequence GTGAAATTCCGTAAGAAGTCCCGTTTCCCGATGGATGCGGTCGACATCGGCCCGTTGCAGCTCAAGGCCCGCCGGGTCGAATTCGACCTGAATTCCACTCCGCTGCACTGGATCCCGGGTCATGCGGTGGCCTCGCACGCGGTCAGCGCCTACCATCTGCTGTTCCCCGAGGTCGAACGGTTCTTCATCGAAGCCTTCCGCGAGGCGCTACCCGAGGTCCGGGATCCGCGTCTGCGCGACGACATCCTGGGGTTCATCGGCCAGGAAACCATGCACGCCAATGCGCACGAGGAGTCGCTCGGCGACTATTTCCAACGCAATGGCATCGATCCCGCACCGCTGCTGGAACATTCGCGATACCTGCTCCGGTTCGCCGCCACCGGCGAGGAGGTGACGGTCGCGGCCGATCGGACCGCGCTCTCGGCGATTCTGGACGTGCGCCCCGACGCCACCTTCAGCTGCCGGCAGGGCTTCTGCCGATCCTGCGCCGTGCGCGTGCTCGACGGCGCCCCGGATCACCGATCCACCGCATTGAGTCCCGCCGAACTGGAACAGGGATACTTCCTTCCATGTGTTTCGCGATCCGACGACTGCCTGACCCTCGATCTGTAG
- a CDS encoding TetR/AcrR family transcriptional regulator, with product MSTASMRQPRNENGINTYRRIVEAALEVLATRGWRHASVAEVAERAGVTRGAVQHHFKDREGLFTAAVQHIMDERIRRIEALQDVDRAPGTGTREIVHTVVELHQGQAFTAALQLCMAAADDPVLRSRVAAMELEVGARGFWALIELLRLDGKEQKVRTTVQAFLDSARGLGLAGILNDDSRRRAQVTDRWVEMLDELPRFG from the coding sequence ATGAGCACCGCGAGCATGCGGCAGCCGCGAAACGAGAACGGCATCAACACCTATCGCCGCATCGTGGAGGCCGCGCTCGAGGTCCTGGCGACCCGCGGCTGGCGGCATGCCAGCGTCGCCGAGGTCGCCGAACGCGCGGGCGTCACCCGCGGCGCGGTGCAGCATCATTTCAAGGATCGCGAGGGTTTGTTCACGGCCGCGGTGCAGCACATCATGGACGAGCGCATTCGCCGGATCGAAGCGCTCCAGGACGTCGATCGCGCCCCCGGCACGGGCACGCGCGAGATCGTCCACACCGTCGTCGAGTTGCATCAGGGCCAGGCCTTCACCGCCGCCCTGCAACTGTGCATGGCCGCCGCCGACGACCCCGTCCTGCGCTCCCGGGTCGCGGCCATGGAACTCGAGGTCGGCGCCCGCGGATTCTGGGCGCTGATCGAACTGCTGCGTCTCGACGGCAAAGAACAGAAGGTCCGCACCACCGTGCAGGCCTTCCTCGATTCGGCGCGCGGTCTCGGCCTGGCCGGCATCCTCAACGACGATTCGCGCCGTCGTGCCCAGGTCACCGACCGTTGGGTGGAGATGCTCGACGAACTTCCGCGCTTCGGTTGA
- a CDS encoding DUF4383 domain-containing protein, whose protein sequence is MTTFGTDTRTMTPVQLASLAVGAVFLLVGVLGFIPGIVTDYDMLSWAGHHSGAELFGLFQVSVLHNIVHLLFGVAGLAAARTANTSRLFLLVGGVIYLVLWIYGMVIDKSDDANFVPLNTADDWLHFGLGVGMVLLGAVLPRVATGATRGPIGGSTLR, encoded by the coding sequence ATGACCACTTTCGGCACCGATACCCGCACCATGACGCCGGTGCAACTGGCGTCACTGGCGGTGGGCGCGGTCTTTCTGCTCGTGGGGGTGCTCGGCTTCATTCCGGGCATCGTCACCGATTACGACATGCTGAGCTGGGCCGGACATCACTCCGGCGCGGAACTGTTCGGGCTGTTCCAGGTGTCGGTGCTGCACAACATCGTGCACCTGCTGTTCGGCGTGGCGGGGCTGGCGGCGGCGCGGACCGCCAATACCTCGCGGCTGTTCCTGCTGGTGGGCGGCGTCATCTATCTCGTGCTGTGGATCTACGGGATGGTCATCGACAAGAGTGACGACGCCAATTTCGTCCCGCTCAACACCGCCGACGACTGGCTGCATTTCGGCCTCGGTGTCGGCATGGTGCTGCTGGGCGCGGTACTGCCACGCGTGGCCACCGGAGCCACTCGTGGTCCCATCGGCGGCTCCACGCTGAGATGA
- a CDS encoding flavodoxin family protein: MTEPTAVALVCTLKKSPAPSSSDLIARQVLDELATHGVEGTTLRVVDFDIAPGVEAEAGPGDQWPTIRTAILNADILLVSTPTWLGHMSSVTQRVLERLDAELSNTDDAGRPVLTDKVATVAVVGNEDGAHKICADLFQALDDLGFSIPAQGCTYWNDQAMGSTDYRDLDEPPEAVAAATATLARNAAHLARLLADQGYPGEKE, from the coding sequence ATGACCGAACCGACCGCGGTGGCACTGGTGTGCACCCTGAAGAAATCACCCGCACCGTCCAGCAGCGACCTCATCGCTCGCCAGGTGCTCGACGAACTCGCGACGCACGGCGTCGAAGGAACCACCCTGCGGGTGGTGGATTTCGATATCGCGCCCGGGGTGGAGGCCGAGGCGGGGCCCGGAGATCAATGGCCCACGATTCGCACCGCCATCCTGAACGCGGACATCCTGCTGGTCTCCACGCCGACGTGGCTGGGACACATGTCCTCGGTCACGCAGCGGGTATTGGAACGACTCGATGCCGAGCTGTCCAATACCGACGACGCCGGCCGCCCGGTGCTCACCGACAAGGTCGCGACGGTGGCCGTCGTCGGCAATGAGGATGGCGCGCACAAGATTTGCGCCGATCTCTTCCAGGCCCTCGACGACCTCGGGTTCAGCATCCCCGCGCAGGGCTGCACCTATTGGAACGATCAGGCCATGGGCAGCACCGACTACCGGGACCTCGACGAGCCCCCGGAAGCCGTGGCCGCCGCGACCGCCACCCTGGCCCGCAATGCCGCGCATCTGGCCCGCCTGCTGGCCGACCAGGGCTATCCGGGCGAGAAGGAGTAG
- a CDS encoding TIGR03857 family LLM class F420-dependent oxidoreductase: MEQLNELAYYCITRHPADARVLLPEARDAERIGLGSCMIGERMTVKDSAVLSGGLAGCTTQLGIAAAATNHHTRHPMVTATMGSTMQAITEGRYAMAFGRGMAANWKAIGLPAVTEAQLRDFVGILRRLWAGETIVNHEGPAGKWPVLYHQNGLDDAPPIGFVAVGPKTLELAGEIGDFVVLHTFFSDEATANSVAAVRRGAERAGKDPDSVRIWSCLATAGDALSEEDQLRRRTGRLITYLQAYADILITANGWDPQAWERIRGTQLFQAAAAAGPIDASASFETLQRLDAMMPEEWLTSAAYGTPEQCVKKIAGEFDLGCHSVIMHGASPHELESIVGAYRADRPVLRRAVAANPGKFA; the protein is encoded by the coding sequence ATCGAACAACTCAACGAACTGGCCTACTACTGCATCACCCGCCACCCCGCCGACGCCCGGGTTCTGCTCCCGGAGGCCCGGGACGCGGAGCGTATCGGCCTCGGCTCGTGCATGATCGGCGAACGCATGACCGTGAAGGACTCCGCTGTCCTCTCCGGCGGGCTGGCCGGCTGCACCACCCAGCTCGGAATCGCCGCGGCCGCAACCAATCACCACACCCGCCACCCCATGGTGACCGCGACCATGGGTTCGACCATGCAGGCCATCACCGAGGGTCGCTACGCCATGGCGTTCGGTCGCGGCATGGCCGCCAACTGGAAGGCCATCGGGCTGCCCGCCGTGACCGAGGCGCAACTGCGGGATTTCGTCGGCATTCTGCGCCGGCTCTGGGCGGGCGAGACGATCGTGAATCACGAGGGGCCCGCGGGGAAATGGCCGGTCCTCTACCACCAGAACGGGCTCGACGACGCGCCGCCCATCGGGTTCGTCGCGGTCGGTCCCAAGACCCTGGAGCTGGCCGGGGAGATCGGTGACTTCGTCGTGCTGCACACCTTCTTCTCCGACGAGGCGACCGCCAATTCCGTTGCGGCCGTGCGCCGCGGCGCGGAACGCGCGGGCAAGGATCCCGACAGCGTGCGCATCTGGTCGTGCCTGGCCACCGCCGGCGACGCACTGTCGGAAGAGGATCAGCTGCGCCGCCGCACCGGGCGGCTCATCACCTATCTGCAGGCCTACGCCGACATCCTCATCACAGCCAACGGGTGGGATCCCCAGGCGTGGGAGCGAATTCGGGGGACTCAATTGTTCCAGGCCGCCGCCGCGGCCGGACCCATCGACGCGTCCGCGTCCTTCGAGACACTGCAACGGCTCGACGCCATGATGCCCGAGGAATGGCTCACCTCGGCCGCCTACGGCACGCCGGAACAATGCGTCAAGAAGATCGCCGGCGAATTCGATCTGGGCTGCCACTCGGTGATCATGCACGGCGCCAGTCCGCACGAACTGGAGTCGATCGTCGGCGCGTATCGCGCCGACCGGCCGGTGCTCCGCCGTGCCGTGGCGGCCAATCCCGGCAAGTTCGCCTGA